The genomic interval GTTCCTGGCGCCCGCGCTGTCGTTCGTCGTGTTCATCCTCGTCACCTGGTTCCACTGGGGCCAGGGCGACCTCTACGCGCTCGGAGGACTCGCCGGCGCCGACCACCTCCGCTCGGTCCCGCAGCGACTTGCCACCGTCGTCGTCAGGGGCGGGCTCCCGATGCTGGTCCCGCTGCTCGCGTTCCCGGCGTGGTACCGCCGGGTCGCGACGGATCTCGTGGGCCTGTTCGCGCCGACCGCGGCGACGACGCTCCAGTGGGCGTTCCGGCCCGACGTGCGGGCCGGGCTGGCGGTCGGGTACGGCGTTCTCGCCGTCGGGACGCTCGCCGTCGGCTTCCACCGTGCCGACGACCGCCGGCCGTGGCTGCTCGACGCTGGCGAGACGGCGGGGCTGGTCGCGTACTTCGCCGTCGTTCCGCCGGTGCTGGCCATCGGGCTCTACTTCTGTCTGTGGCACTCGCTGCGCCACGTTGCGCGGCTGCTGGCGGTCGACGACGCCGCGGTCGCGGCGCTGGAGGCCGACGACATCGCGGGAGCGTTCGCCCGGTTCGCCCGCGACGCGGCGCCGCTGACGCTCGTCTCGCTCGTGTTACTGGGCGGCCTCTCTCTGGTCGTCCCGAACCGCCCCGGGACGGTCGCCGAGGCGGTCGCGCTGTACCTGGTCTTTATCGCCGTCGTCACGCTGCCCCACGTGGTCGTGGTGACAGTGATGGATCGGGAGCAAAGCGTCTGGTCGTAACTCTTCGGGTCGGCCAGGAGCAAGGCGTCTGGTCGTGCTCTGCTCTTCGAGCGCGAAAAACCGCTGCGGAGTCGCGTTACTTGCCCTTGCCGCGGTTCGAACGCAGGGACGGGCGGGTCTTCTCGGTGCCCTTGCCCTTCGAGCCGAGGCCGCGGTTGCGCTTGCCGGCGCCGGTCAGTCCACGGAAGACGCGGTCCGTGTGGTCGTCGTCACAGATCCACGAGAGGTCGTCGTCGTTCTCGATGGCCGGGTGTTCCGGGTCGACGAGGATGATCTCGTGCCACTTCTGGCGGCCGTCCTGGCCGACGGAGTAGCTGTTGAGCACGCGCAGGTTCGGGTAGACGCGTGCGGCGCGTTCCTCGGCGACACGCCGGATGTCTTTCCGGCGGGTGATGCGGGTCACGCCCTGGCGCTTGGACCGACGCCCGGCGGTGAACCGCTGCTTGCGAGCCCCGCCCTTGCGGACGGAGACGCGGGCGACGACGACGCCCTGTTTGGCCTTGTAGCCCTGCGAGCGGGCCTTGTCGAGGCGGGTCGGGCGCTCGATGCGCTCGACGGCGCCCTCGTTGCGCCAGTCCTGCTGTCGCTGCCACTGTAGTTCCGCGAGCTTTCCGTCGCCCGGGTTCTTCCAGGCGTCTCGAATGTAGGAGTATGCACTTCGTGCCATGGTGTCTCACCACGGGCGTTGTGTGGTTCAAGTCCCGAGTGGGACTCACATCCCGACCTGCACACGCAGGTGCCCGCTGGTGCCCGTCCGCCAGCGAGTTGTCGACTGTTTCCCGCTGGTGCCCTTAAGATGTTCGAACCGGCCCCGGTGTGTCACCCGCTCACGAGAAGGTCACGGACACGTCGGGCATCGCGCCCAGCAGGCCGCCGAAGGCCATCTCGTAGCCCTCGTGGCGGGCGGTCTGGGGCTGTGCGGTCACCGTCAGGGCCAGTTCGTCGCCCGTGGCCACGCTGTCGACGACGGCGCCGTAGTGATAGCCCAGGTCGGGGTCCAGTGTCCGCTGGAACCGCCCGTCGTACACCGTCTCGCCGCCGCTTTCCAGCGTCCCCGACAGCCCCATCGCCGGAATGACCATCTCGTTGTAGCGGGTCCGCGCGGAGACGGCGACGTAGCTGCCCTCGGCGTCGATCCCGGCCGGCGGCGCGTCGAGTGTCGTCACGACGAGGCGGGCGTCGTTGCTCATGGCGCTCCCCCGGACCGTGCCGGGCAGTTCGTCCTCGCTGGGGGCCAGCGAGTCGGGGATCATCTCCATCGCCATCGGCTCGACCGCGCCGGGGTCGCCCGCGTTGTCGAGCGTCCGGTACATGAGTTCGTCCCGTGCGGACTGGCTGTACGTGAACGGGATCTCTGCGGTCGTGGGCTCGCCGAACCGGTCGGCGAAGCCGCCGGTCCGCCGGGTCGACATCGCGCCGACGCTGAGGACGACCCGGTAGTCGCCGTCGCCGTCGAGGCCGAAGTTCGCGCCGTAGTGGAACCCCATCGGCTGGGAGAGCATCGGGTAGATGGCCTCCTGTGAGACCAGCGACTCGCCCTGGTAGATCTCGACGGTCAGCCCGGTGTCCGGGAGGATCATCCCCGTTTCGGGGTCCCAGACGGCCGACATCAGGTGTACGTCGTCGTCCGAGCCGATCGGTGTCATCGACCCGGAACTGCCGTTGATGTTCCAGAACCGGTGGGGGTAGCTGTACATCAGCCCGAAGGCGTAGTCGCCCGACTCCGCCATCCCGACCATCTCCATCCCTTCGAGGTGGGTCGGGTAGTAGACGGCGTCGGGCCGGTCCTCGACAAGCGGCGGTGCGCGGGTGCTCTGTGTTTCGAGGCCACCGAGACAGCCGGCGACGGCGGCCAGCGCCCCGGCACTGCCAGCACGGAGGAACGAGCGGCGGTCCATACCCCGTGTTGGCTCTGGATCGTAAATACGGATTCTGGTCCGGCCGTCGAATCACACGCCGTCGACTGTTCCGGGCACCCCTGGCGGCGAGTTCCTACCGGCTGGGAAGACGGGGGGCCGTTATATGTTGGGGGGCCCACGTGACACGTATGCCACGCGTGGTCGCCAGTGACGACCCGATGATCGACGTACCGTTGCTCCGCGAGGAACTCGACGCCGAAGTCGTCGCCGCGGACACGACCGACGAGGCCGCGTTCCGCGAGGCGGCGACCGGCGCCGACGCCGTCGTCGTCGACGTGAACACGCCGGTGACGGCCGCCGTCCTCGACGATCTGGACCAGCTCGCTATCGTCGCCCGCGCGGGCGTCGGTATCGACAACATCGACGTGCCGGCCGCGGCCCGTAACGACATCACGGTGACGAACGTCCCGACCTACTGCACGGACGAGGTCGCGACCCACACCGTGACGCTCCTGCTGGACTGTATCCGCGACGTAGCCGCCTACGACCGGGATGTCCGGGCGGGAACGTGGAGCTGGAACCGCGGCCGGGACATCCACCGCCTGGCCGGTCGGACGCTCGGACTCGTCTCCTACGGGCCGATCGCCCGGCGCACCCGCGAGCAGCTCCGCGGGTTCGACCTCGATGTCGTCGCGTACGACCCCTACGTCGACGCTGCGGAGATGGCCGAGGACGATGTCGAGAAAGTGACGCTCGAAGCGCTGTACGAGCGGGCGGACTACGTCTCCCTGCACGCGCCGCTGACCGACGAGACCGAGGGGATGGCCGACGCCGATGCCTTCGCAGCCATGCAGGACCACGCCGTCCTGGTCAACACCGGCCGCGGCGGTCTCGTCGACGAGCGCGCGCTGGCCGACGCCCTGACTACGGGGGAGATCGCGGCGGCGGGGCTGGATGTCCTTCGGGACGAACCGCCGGCCGAGGACAACCCGCTCGTGGGGCTGGACAACTGCACCCTGACGCCACACGCCGGGTGGTACTCCGTCGAGGCGCGCGAGGACCTGAACGCGACCGTCGCGGCGAACCTCCGGGCGGCCTTCGCCGGCGAGACGCCCCCCGACCGGATCGACCCCGAAACCGACTGGCTGTAGTCCACGGGTCGGACGGCCTGCTACGCCGTTTCATTCCACCGTACTAACTTATATCAGGGTGGTGCGTCAGTAGCGCCATGAGAAACATACGGATTACTACACTTCTCGTGGTGTTGACCGTCGTCGTCGCTGGCTGTGGGGGGATGGGCGTCGGTGACGGGGCGTCGAACGGTGACGGCGCCAGCGGGTCGGACGGTGGGGCAAGCGACGGATCGTCGAGCGACGGCGCGAGCGGTTCCGACGGTGGAAGCAGTGCTGACGGCGCTGCCGGCGACGGCGCGGCGGCCACGACCGACGAGTTCGCCGTCGGCGACGCCGACCGGCTCCTCCGTGATGCCGGCAGTTTCACCGCCGAGTGGTCGTTCGCCGTGACCGAGAGCGACGGCAACACGTCGACGGTCACCAACACCTACCGGGTGAACCTCGCCGAGAACCGATCGTACGAGGCCTTCGAGACGGCCGGCACGGACGGCGCTGTCGCCTACGAGTCGTTCTACGCCGACGACATGACCTACACCAAGTACGGGGACGACACGGAGTCGTTCTACCAGGTCGCCCCCCAGCAGACGACCGTCTTCGACAACGCCCGCAACCGGGCGCTGTACGACTACGACGACTTCGAAGACGCGCAGTTCGTCGGCACAGAGCAGTTCGACGGCGTCACCGTCGAGCGCTACGAGTACTCCGACCCGACCGTCTGGCGGAACTACGGCGCCGGAGCGTTTGGCTCCGACGAGAACGTGACGATCAACGACTTCACCGTGGTCGTCCTGGTCGACGAGGACGGGCTGGCGCGCTCGACGGAGTGGACCGTCCGCGGTGTCACCGACACCGGCGAACCGGTCTCTGCAGCCTGGTCGTACACGCTGACCGATGTCGGCTCGACCACCGTCGCCGACCCGGACTGGCTCGACGACGCGAAGGCCCAGTCACAGGGCGCCTGAACTACGTTCCTTCGTAGGCATCGAGCCACGACGTGACCGTTCGCTGTAGCGCGCCGGTGGTCGTCCCGAGGTTCAGCAACTGGTAGCCGTCGGCGGCTTTCTCGTTGACATCGTCCATCCCGAAGCCCAGACCACCGACCGGCACGCCCGCCTCGACGGCCGCCGCGCGGACCGTCTCGACCGCGTCGAGGACCTCGGGGTGGTCCAGTTCGCCGGGGTGGCCAAGCGAGATCGACAGATCCAGCGGGCCGATGAACACGAACCCCAGGTCAGGCACGTCCAGGATCGCGTCGATGTTCTCGACCGCGGCGGCCGTCTCGACGGTCGTCCCGACCAGCGTCTCGGCGTCTTCCGTCTCGATGTAGTCGTCGGCCAACCCCCACCGTCTCGCTCGCGGTGCCGCCAGCCCGCGGTCGCCCGGGCCGTCCTCGTAGCGAAAGCGGGCCGACCGGACCGCCGCTTCGACCTCTGCGGCCGACTCGACACGCGGGAGAAAGACGGTCCTGACGCCGATGTCGAGCGCCTTCCGGACCAGCGTCGGCTCGGTGTCGGGCAGGCGGACGACCAGTTCCACGCCGCTGCGTTCGGCGGCCCGCAGCAGGTGCTCGATGGCGTCGGCGTCCCAGGGGTCCGGCCCGCCGTGTTCGAGGTCGATCCAGACGTAGTCGACGCCCAGATCGCCGTAGAACTCCACGAGCGTCGGGCTGTACGTGTTGTCGAGGATACCGAGCGCGACGCCGCCGTCGTCGAGTCGCGCCCGGAGTCCGTTCGTCGGTGCTGACGGTGCCATACCCGATCTTGTCGGCTGGCGACAATAACTGCACCGCCGCCTACGGTAGCGGGCAGAGACTCGCGGTCAGGACCGCCCTCCCGTCGCTCTCGTTGCGCGCGCCGTGGACCTGCCCGCGCTCGTTCAGGACGACGCCGGGCGCGGTGATCGTCGCTTCCTCGTCGTCGCGCGTCACGGTGACCGTCCCGGTCAGGACGTGGAAGACGTTCGTCGCGTCGGCGTGTTCGTGCGGGTCGATCGACGCGCCCGGGCCGAGGGCGAACGCCTTCACGAGCACGTCGTCGGTCACTGCCAGTTCCGTGTCGAGGAGTTCGCCGGGCGCCGGGTCGAGGTCGGCGTCGGCGAGCAGGTCGAGCGCCATACCGGCCTGTCGGTCCGGCGACCCTTAGCCCCTTTCCGTCCGCGCGTCCTTCCGAACGTCGGCGACGAGGTCGGAGAGGACGTGGAGGTACAGCGTCAGCCCGACGACGACCGCCCACGCCTGTTCGCCCAGCGCGACCAGGCCGAAGACGGCCAGGCCCGCGAGCACGGCGTGGCTGAGGAGCCGCTGGAGCTCAGAGAGGTCGTCGGGGTCGAAGATCGCCCCCTGATCGAGGAGGACGATCCGGGGGTCGCGGACGACCCGGCGCAGGTTCTTCGTCGACCCAGTGTTCAGGTACGCCACGAGGAAGTGATCGAAGTCGATCCCGACGCCGATAGCGACGACGACGGGGAGCAACACGGCCGGACGGGCCGGCGCGACCGACACCAGCAGGAGAACGACGCCCAGCGCAAGCGAGCCGAGTGCGTGGTCCCGGGAGTACACACCGCCAGTTCGCCCGGCCGAACAATAAAGCCGAGTCTCAGTCCATGGCGTCGTCGAGCAGCGAGCGTGCGGCCGCCAGCAGTTCGTCGGCCCGCTCGGGGTCGCGGGACTCTGCGGTCAGGCGGACGAGCGGCTGAGTGCCCGAGGGCCGGACGAGGAACCAGCCGTCGTCGGTGCCGACACGGAGACCGTCCAGGTCGGTCACGTCGTCGTACTCGGCCCTGATCCGGTCTTCGGCGGCCGCCATCACGGCCTCTTTGCGGTCGGTCTCGACACTCGCCCGTCGGATCGGGTACCGCTCGATCCGATCGAGCCGCGCAGAGAGCGGTTCGGTGGCCGCCAGGACGGCCAGTTTCACGGCGGCCAGCGGCCCGTCGGGGCAGTACGTCTCCTCGGGGAAGATCCAGGCGCCCGAGGGCTCCCCGCCGAAGGCGACGCCCTCGTCGCGGGTCCGCTCTGCGACGTAGACATCGCCCACGCGGGTCCGGACCACGTCGGCACCGACCTCCGCGAGCGCGTCGTCGACCGCCAGACTCGTATCGACCGGTGCGGCGACCGACTCCCCGTCGCCGGCCTCCTCGCGGCCGAACATCGCGAGCAACAGGTCGCCGGGGACGAACGCCCCACCGTCGGCGACGGCCATCATCCGGTCCGCGTCGCCGTCGTGGGCGATTCCGAGGTCGGCCCCGGTCGCCTCGACGGTCGTCGCCAGCGTCTCGCAGGTCTCGGCTGTCGGTTCGCTGGGCCGCCCCGGGAACCGGCCGTCGGGCTGTGCGTTGAGCGTCTCCACGTCGGCCCCGAGTTCGTGTAACGCGTCGGCGCTGACCCCGCCCATCCCGTTCCCGAGGTCGACGACGACCGAAAAGCCGTCGAGGGAAACGCCGGCGGCGTCGGCGGTGCGTTGGCCCGCCTCGGCGAGCGCCCGCCGGTGGACGGCGCCGGCATCGGGCCACTCCCGACAGACTCCCTGTCCGTCCCAGCCCGCGAGGTCGTAGTCGCTCGCCTCGATCCGGGCCTCGATCTCGTCCTGCTGGGCCGTCGAGAACGCCTGGCCCGAGGGCGTCCACAGTTTCAACCCGTTGTCGGGCGAGGGGTTGTGCGACGCGGTCACGACGATCCCGGCGTCGGCGTCCCGGTGGGCGATCCCCCGGGCGACCGTCGGCGTCGCCGCGGTTCCGGCGTCGACGACATCGGTTCCGGTCTCCTGGAGGCCGGCGACCACCGCGTCCCTGAGCATCCGGCCGGAGTCCCGGGCGTCGCGGCCGACCACCACGCGGCCGGCGTCGGTGCCGACCGCGCGGCCGATGTCAAGCGCCACTGCTGCCGTGATCCGTTCCCCGACTGGGCCGCGAACGCCGCTCGTTCCGAACATGCACGGGACGACGAGTCCCGACCGCATAAAACAGACCGACCCGCCGTCTCCGCGGACAACCGGCAGACGTTCGGTGCACCGATAGCTTCAGGCACCACTCGACGCATCAGTGGTGTATGACCGAGCGGCACCTGCACGCGACGGTGAGCATCCGTGGGGTCCTCCGGGCGCCCGACGGCGACGTGCTCTTGCTCCGGCGGGCCAGCAACGGCGGCTGGGAGCTCCCCGGCGGCCGGCTCAACGCTGACGACGACGACGTTCCCGCCGGGCTCCACCGCGAGATCAGCGAGGAGACCGGGCTGGACGCGACCATCTACGAGCCGGTCCACGCCGTCTCCTGGCGAAACGAGGCGGACGAGGGGCGGTTCGCGGTCTACTACCACTGCCGGGTCACGGATCGGGCGGTCTCGGTCAGTGCCGAACACACGGCCCACGACTGGCTTCCCGTTGGGGAGGCGACCGACCGGCTCAGCGATCCGCAGGCGACCGCGGCCGAACGTGTCGCCGACGCCGCCTCGGGGGACTAGCCGGCGTGTCCACCGAACCGGACGACCCCGACCACCGGCTGTTCGCGGCCATCTACGACCCGGCGACCGCGCTCGTCGAACGGACGCTCCTCCGGCCCCACCGCCGATACCTCGCCCGAGACCTCGACGGGACGGTGTTGGATCTCGGGGCCGGAACCGGTGCGACGTTCCCGTATCTGGCAGACAGCGGTCTGGTCCTCCACGCCGTCGAACCCGACGACCACATGCGCCGGCGGGCCGCCGAACGGGCGCGCGCTCTGGGGCTCGACATCGACCTCCGATCGGCCGGCGCGACCGATCTGCCGTACGCCGACGACACGTTCGACACGGTGATCGCGTCGATGGTGTTCTGTACGATCGGCGACCCGGAGGCGGCACTGGACGAGGCCGCACGCGTGCTCCGGCCCGGCGGGGAGTTCCGTTTCCTCGAACACGTCGCCGACGACGGCTGGCGCGAACACGTCCAGCACGCCCTGGCACCGCTGTGGCGGCGCCTCGCGGGCGGCTGTCACCTCACCCGGCGGACGGCGGCACTCTTTGCTTCCCACCCCGCGTTCGACGTGGTCGAACTCGAACGGCGGAATCTCGGTCTGACACCGGTCCGCCCGTTCGTCCGGGGGCGGCTCCGCAGGCGTGCCTGACCGGCGGCGCCACCGACCCGTCCTGGTCCACCGGGTATTTATCCCGGCCGCGACATCCTCCGGGCAATGACTGAGACGCCAACTGGTCGGCAGGTGCTGGTCACCGGCGGCGCCGGGTTCATCGGGAGCCACATCGCCGACGCCTTCCTCCCGGAGAACGACGTTCGGATCCTCGACGACTTCTCCTCGGGATCACGGGAGCGGTGTCCGGCCGGCGCGACCGTGATCGAAGGCGACATCCGCGACCGAGAGACGATCGAGACGGCCATGGACGGCGTCGACCTGGTCTTCCACGAGGCGGCCGTCGTCAGCGTCGCCCAGTCCGTCGAGGACCCCGAGACGAGCCACGCGACAAACGTCGACGCGACGCTCTCGATCCTGGAGGCCGCTCGCCGCGCTGACGCCCGCGTGGTCTTTGCTTCCAGCGCGGCGATCTACGGCGCGCCCGAGTCGATCCCCATCGCCGAGGACGACCGCAAAGAGCCAAGCTCCCCGTACGGCCTGGAGAAACTCAGCGGCGACCACTACTGCCGGCTGTACCACGACCTCTACGGCCTCGAGACGGTCCCGCTGCGGTACTTCAACGTCTACGGACCCGGTCAGACTGGCGGCGACTACGCCGGCGTCATCAACGTCTTCACCGACCAGGCCCGCGACGGCGGGCCGCTGACCGTCGACGGCGACGGCGAGCAGTACCGCGATTTCGTCCACATCGACGACATCGTCCAGGCGAACGTGCTCGCGGCGACGACAGACGCCACCGGCCGAGCCTACAACGTCGGCACCGGCGAGCGGACGACGATCCGCGAACTCGCCGAGGCGATCCGCGACCGGATCGACCCCGACGCCGACATCGTCCACACCGACCCCCGGCCGGGCGACATCCGTGAGAGCCGGCCCGACATCTCGCGGGCGCGCGACCAGTTGGGCTACGAGCCGACCGTCTCGCTCGGCGACGGGCTGGACGACCTGCTGGGCTAACGGCGCTCGACAGGCGTCGAACAGCGCATACAGAGCGTGTTGTTGCCCGCCCAGTTGACATCGGTCGACTCGCAGGCCGGACAGCGGTGGTTGTCGTTGTTGTACTCGGTCGTCCCGCGTGGCGCCGCCAGATACCCCGATTCGACCACCCGATCGACGAGGCTCGGGAACCGCCGTCGCTTGTAGCTGGCACGGTGTGCGAGGAAGGCGCCGGCGTCGGCGGGGTCGCTCCCGTGGAGGTCCTCCCACTTGATCGCGATCTCGCCGTCGTCGAGGCTGCGCGCGACCTGTTTGATCGGTCCCGCGGCGGCGTCGAACAGCGGCGTCGTCCCGACTGCCTGTGGGCTGTCGACCCCGTCGCCGGCCCCCTCGTAGGCCGATTCGGCGTCCCGGTACGCGTCGGCGACGCCGCTCATGTCTCCTGCCGTCCGGAAGTCGGCGACGAACTCGTCGAGACAGGCCCGCTGGACCGGCCGGTCGAGCCCCTGCTTGAGGTCTTTCGCCACCGAGACCCCCTCGACGCCCCGACGGGTCGCTCGTGCGCCCCGGCCGGCCACCCGGTAGGCGATGGCGGCCACACAGAGAAATTGGAGTCCCGCCCCGACCCACCCCTTCTCGTCCGCGTCGAAGGGGGACTGCTCCGCCCGAGGTGTCGCGAGCCTGTGCCAGGCCGCTCGTGTGTACTCGTTGCCGGCCCGTTCGTACTCTCGCCGGGCGAGCGCACCGATCGCACGCTGGCGGTTCTCGCTGCCGTCGTCGGTCATACCCCCAGTTGGACCGGGGACGGATAGGCACCCCGGTTGGCCAAGACTCACAGCCGTCCAGCCCGTATCCGGACCATGGACCGAAACGACGTTCGAGCGGCCTGGGACGCGGTGTCCGAGACGTACGCCCGGTCGCGTGACCCGAGCGGTTCCGACGCCGCGTTACTCGACGATTTTCTGGCGGGACTCCCTGCCGACCCGGTCGTCCTCGATGTCGGGTGTGGCGACGGCGCGCGGACGCTCGCCAACCTCCCGCCCGGGAGCCTCGGCCTGGACTTCTCCCGGGCCGGCCTCGATCTGGCGGCCGAGACCGTCCCGCAGGCTCGCCTCCTCCAGGCAGATATGACTGCGATCCCGCTGGCCGCGGACACGGTGGACGGCGTCACCGCCTACCACGCGGTGTTCCACGTCCCGCGGGACCAGCAACGCGGTGTCTTCGCGGAGTTCGCCCGGGTCCTCAGACCCGGCGGTGTCCTGCTCATGACGCTGCCGGGCGGGCGCTTCGAGACGGTCCGGCGGGGCTGGATGGGCGGCGAGATGTTCTTCTCCTCGCCCGGCCGGGCGACCACGCTGGAGTGGCTCCGCGAGGCCGGGTTCGACGACCTTCGGACCACGACCGCCGACGATCCGCTCGGATCGAGTACGGAGTTCGTCTTCGCGACGCTCGCCCGGGACTGACGCCGGACTGTCGTGGCGTCGTCGCTGGCGAAGGTTATTAAATAATCCGAGATACTTTAGCAAGTAGTTGGGTCCAACGGCCCATTTTTAACAGCCAGTTTAATAATCTGTGGCGAACTACGTTCACACAATGAGCCCCCCTGATTCGGACCACGAAACATCGACCGGCACGACGATCCGGCTCTCGGTCCCCGACATGGACTGTGCCTCCTGTGCGGGGAAGGTAGCGAGCGGGCTCGACCGGGTCGACGGTGTCCTCGACTACGAGACACGGCCGACCACCGGCCGAGTAGTCGTCACTTACGACCGGGCGCGGGCGACCGAGTCCGATATCGTCGACGCTATCGAGGGCGCTGGCTACGAGGTCGTCGACAGCGACGGCGACGAAACGATCACGCTCTCGGTTCCGGAGATGGACTGTGCCTCCTGTGCCGGGAAGGTGGAGACCAGCCTCGACCGGGTCGACGGCGTCACGGGCTACGAGACCCGGCCGACGACGGGGCGCGTGATCGTCTCGTACGACGCCGGGCGCACGAGCGAGGCCACCCTCGTCGACGCCATCGAGAGCGCTGGCTACGAGGTCGTCGACAGCGACGGCGGGGGTACCGACGATAGCGACCGTGAACAGGGGGCCACAGCCGGCGTCTGGCGCAGCACGCGGGCGAAAAAGACCGCCGTCGGCGCCGTCTTCCTCGCTGCCGGGCTGGCACTGGAGTTTCTCGTCGGCGGCGCCAACCCCGAACTCGCGACCGTCCTCGGCGAACCGCTGTTGCTCGCCGACGTGCTGTTTCTGGTCGCTGTCGCGGTCGCCG from Haloarcula pelagica carries:
- a CDS encoding DUF7537 family lipoprotein, which translates into the protein MRNIRITTLLVVLTVVVAGCGGMGVGDGASNGDGASGSDGGASDGSSSDGASGSDGGSSADGAAGDGAAATTDEFAVGDADRLLRDAGSFTAEWSFAVTESDGNTSTVTNTYRVNLAENRSYEAFETAGTDGAVAYESFYADDMTYTKYGDDTESFYQVAPQQTTVFDNARNRALYDYDDFEDAQFVGTEQFDGVTVERYEYSDPTVWRNYGAGAFGSDENVTINDFTVVVLVDEDGLARSTEWTVRGVTDTGEPVSAAWSYTLTDVGSTTVADPDWLDDAKAQSQGA
- a CDS encoding C-terminal binding protein is translated as MPRVVASDDPMIDVPLLREELDAEVVAADTTDEAAFREAATGADAVVVDVNTPVTAAVLDDLDQLAIVARAGVGIDNIDVPAAARNDITVTNVPTYCTDEVATHTVTLLLDCIRDVAAYDRDVRAGTWSWNRGRDIHRLAGRTLGLVSYGPIARRTREQLRGFDLDVVAYDPYVDAAEMAEDDVEKVTLEALYERADYVSLHAPLTDETEGMADADAFAAMQDHAVLVNTGRGGLVDERALADALTTGEIAAAGLDVLRDEPPAEDNPLVGLDNCTLTPHAGWYSVEAREDLNATVAANLRAAFAGETPPDRIDPETDWL
- a CDS encoding class I SAM-dependent methyltransferase, encoding MDRNDVRAAWDAVSETYARSRDPSGSDAALLDDFLAGLPADPVVLDVGCGDGARTLANLPPGSLGLDFSRAGLDLAAETVPQARLLQADMTAIPLAADTVDGVTAYHAVFHVPRDQQRGVFAEFARVLRPGGVLLMTLPGGRFETVRRGWMGGEMFFSSPGRATTLEWLREAGFDDLRTTTADDPLGSSTEFVFATLARD
- a CDS encoding NUDIX hydrolase gives rise to the protein MTERHLHATVSIRGVLRAPDGDVLLLRRASNGGWELPGGRLNADDDDVPAGLHREISEETGLDATIYEPVHAVSWRNEADEGRFAVYYHCRVTDRAVSVSAEHTAHDWLPVGEATDRLSDPQATAAERVADAASGD
- a CDS encoding HpcH/HpaI aldolase family protein; translation: MAPSAPTNGLRARLDDGGVALGILDNTYSPTLVEFYGDLGVDYVWIDLEHGGPDPWDADAIEHLLRAAERSGVELVVRLPDTEPTLVRKALDIGVRTVFLPRVESAAEVEAAVRSARFRYEDGPGDRGLAAPRARRWGLADDYIETEDAETLVGTTVETAAAVENIDAILDVPDLGFVFIGPLDLSISLGHPGELDHPEVLDAVETVRAAAVEAGVPVGGLGFGMDDVNEKAADGYQLLNLGTTTGALQRTVTSWLDAYEGT
- a CDS encoding NAD-dependent epimerase/dehydratase family protein; the protein is MTETPTGRQVLVTGGAGFIGSHIADAFLPENDVRILDDFSSGSRERCPAGATVIEGDIRDRETIETAMDGVDLVFHEAAVVSVAQSVEDPETSHATNVDATLSILEAARRADARVVFASSAAIYGAPESIPIAEDDRKEPSSPYGLEKLSGDHYCRLYHDLYGLETVPLRYFNVYGPGQTGGDYAGVINVFTDQARDGGPLTVDGDGEQYRDFVHIDDIVQANVLAATTDATGRAYNVGTGERTTIRELAEAIRDRIDPDADIVHTDPRPGDIRESRPDISRARDQLGYEPTVSLGDGLDDLLG
- a CDS encoding cupin domain-containing protein; the protein is MALDLLADADLDPAPGELLDTELAVTDDVLVKAFALGPGASIDPHEHADATNVFHVLTGTVTVTRDDEEATITAPGVVLNERGQVHGARNESDGRAVLTASLCPLP
- a CDS encoding iron transporter; the encoded protein is MDRRSFLRAGSAGALAAVAGCLGGLETQSTRAPPLVEDRPDAVYYPTHLEGMEMVGMAESGDYAFGLMYSYPHRFWNINGSSGSMTPIGSDDDVHLMSAVWDPETGMILPDTGLTVEIYQGESLVSQEAIYPMLSQPMGFHYGANFGLDGDGDYRVVLSVGAMSTRRTGGFADRFGEPTTAEIPFTYSQSARDELMYRTLDNAGDPGAVEPMAMEMIPDSLAPSEDELPGTVRGSAMSNDARLVVTTLDAPPAGIDAEGSYVAVSARTRYNEMVIPAMGLSGTLESGGETVYDGRFQRTLDPDLGYHYGAVVDSVATGDELALTVTAQPQTARHEGYEMAFGGLLGAMPDVSVTFS
- a CDS encoding Brp/Blh family beta-carotene 15,15'-dioxygenase, yielding MGVRQLSPTGSERLRSTGLVPSWAVIPVAVVFLLGVSVPASLQYLPLIVSVGLLGLPHGAVDHLAVARARGREPDRRAIGRVVVLYVVVGGAYAVAWFLAPALSFVVFILVTWFHWGQGDLYALGGLAGADHLRSVPQRLATVVVRGGLPMLVPLLAFPAWYRRVATDLVGLFAPTAATTLQWAFRPDVRAGLAVGYGVLAVGTLAVGFHRADDRRPWLLDAGETAGLVAYFAVVPPVLAIGLYFCLWHSLRHVARLLAVDDAAVAALEADDIAGAFARFARDAAPLTLVSLVLLGGLSLVVPNRPGTVAEAVALYLVFIAVVTLPHVVVVTVMDREQSVWS
- a CDS encoding 50S ribosomal protein L15e, with protein sequence MARSAYSYIRDAWKNPGDGKLAELQWQRQQDWRNEGAVERIERPTRLDKARSQGYKAKQGVVVARVSVRKGGARKQRFTAGRRSKRQGVTRITRRKDIRRVAEERAARVYPNLRVLNSYSVGQDGRQKWHEIILVDPEHPAIENDDDLSWICDDDHTDRVFRGLTGAGKRNRGLGSKGKGTEKTRPSLRSNRGKGK
- a CDS encoding class I SAM-dependent methyltransferase, which codes for MSTEPDDPDHRLFAAIYDPATALVERTLLRPHRRYLARDLDGTVLDLGAGTGATFPYLADSGLVLHAVEPDDHMRRRAAERARALGLDIDLRSAGATDLPYADDTFDTVIASMVFCTIGDPEAALDEAARVLRPGGEFRFLEHVADDGWREHVQHALAPLWRRLAGGCHLTRRTAALFASHPAFDVVELERRNLGLTPVRPFVRGRLRRRA
- the glmM gene encoding phosphoglucosamine mutase, whose amino-acid sequence is MFGTSGVRGPVGERITAAVALDIGRAVGTDAGRVVVGRDARDSGRMLRDAVVAGLQETGTDVVDAGTAATPTVARGIAHRDADAGIVVTASHNPSPDNGLKLWTPSGQAFSTAQQDEIEARIEASDYDLAGWDGQGVCREWPDAGAVHRRALAEAGQRTADAAGVSLDGFSVVVDLGNGMGGVSADALHELGADVETLNAQPDGRFPGRPSEPTAETCETLATTVEATGADLGIAHDGDADRMMAVADGGAFVPGDLLLAMFGREEAGDGESVAAPVDTSLAVDDALAEVGADVVRTRVGDVYVAERTRDEGVAFGGEPSGAWIFPEETYCPDGPLAAVKLAVLAATEPLSARLDRIERYPIRRASVETDRKEAVMAAAEDRIRAEYDDVTDLDGLRVGTDDGWFLVRPSGTQPLVRLTAESRDPERADELLAAARSLLDDAMD